The following are encoded together in the Humulus lupulus chromosome 5, drHumLupu1.1, whole genome shotgun sequence genome:
- the LOC133777851 gene encoding cinnamoyl-CoA reductase 1-like: protein MAPAAASFGHDHQNSSASTATVCVMDASGELGLGLVQGLIKRGYTVHAVVQNHGNHVNKLKFDENMISTCEGKNNKLKIFQSDPFDYQSIIDALRGCSGLFYSFEPPQDQTDYDEFMADVEVRAAHNVLEACAQTDTIDKVVFTSSITAVVWRNDRTSILSDLDERHWSDVNLCRNFKLWHGLSKTLAEKTAWALAMDRGVNMVSINAGLLMNPQLSINNPYLKGAAEMYEDGVFVTVDLDFLADAHIAVFEDVSSYGRYLCFTRIINQTEDALELARKLAPSTPTPPQSHEQDKRIIPEKISNKKLNKMMVDFEK from the exons atGGCACCGGCGGCAGCTTCCTTTGGTCATGATCACCAGAACAGTAGTGCTAGTACTGCTACAGTGTGTGTAATGGACGCCTCAGGTGAACTGGGATTGGGCCTCGTCCAGGGTCTTATTAAAAGGGGTTATACGGTTCATGCAGTGGTTCAAAACCATG GTAATCATGTTAATAAGTTGAAGTTTGATGAGAATATGATTAGTACTTGTGAGGGCAAGAATAATAAGCTGAAGATTTTTCAATCTGACCCATTTGATTACCAAAGCATAATCGATGCCTTGAGAGGTTGTTCTGGCTTGTTCTACTCATTCGAACCTCCACAAGATCAAACCGATTatgat GAATTTATGGCAGATGTGGAGGTAAGAGCAGCACACAATGTTCTAGAAGCATGTGCTCAAACAGATACAATTGACAAAGTAGTCTTCACATCTTCAATCACAGCCGTTGTTTGGAGAAACGATCGTACATCTATTTTATCTGATTTGGATGAACGACATTGGAGTGACGTTAATCTTTGTCGTAATTTCAAG TTGTGGCATGGACTATCAAAGACCCTCGCAGAGAAGACGGCTTGGGCTTTGGCGATGGACCGAGGAGTGAATATGGTGTCCATTAACGCGGGCTTGTTAATGAACCCCCAATTATCGATCAACAACCCATATTTGAAAGGAGCGGCGGAGATGTACGAAGATGGAGTATTCGTGACCGTTGATTTGGATTTCTTAGCAGACGCTCACATAGCTGTCTTCGAAGACGTCTCATCGTACGGTAGATATTTATGCTTCACTCGCATCATCAATCAAACGGAAGATGCTCTTGAACTTGCCAGAAAGTTGGCCCCTTCCACGCCTACCCCACCTCAAAG CCATGAGCAGGATAAGAGGATCATCCCAGAGAAAatcagcaacaagaaattgaacaaAATGATGGTAGATTTTGAGAAGTAG